In Bacillus sp. SB49, a single window of DNA contains:
- a CDS encoding YjcG family protein — protein MKYGIAVFPSKKVQDVANSYRKRYDPHYALVPPHITMKEPFEADEAEIENIIIPELKEIAKETQPFSYGVYKVSSFSPVTNTIYLKIDPSEEIFALNDKLHAGQMPEERAYQFVPHITIAQKLSDEEFSDVYGSLRMLKFDLKDEVDRFQLLYQLENGAWSVYETFRLGQG, from the coding sequence ATGAAATACGGCATTGCAGTTTTTCCATCGAAAAAAGTCCAGGATGTGGCGAATTCTTACCGCAAGCGTTACGATCCCCATTATGCGCTTGTTCCCCCGCACATTACGATGAAGGAGCCGTTTGAAGCGGATGAGGCGGAAATTGAAAACATCATCATCCCTGAATTGAAGGAAATCGCTAAAGAAACACAGCCTTTCTCCTACGGCGTCTATAAAGTCAGCTCTTTTTCACCGGTGACCAATACTATTTATTTGAAGATCGATCCATCCGAAGAGATCTTCGCTTTGAACGATAAACTACATGCCGGCCAGATGCCGGAAGAGCGTGCGTATCAATTCGTTCCGCACATCACGATCGCCCAGAAGCTTTCGGATGAGGAATTCTCTGATGTATACGGCAGCCTGCGTATGCTTAAATTCGATCTTAAGGATGAAGTGGACCGCTTCCAGCTTCTTTATCAATTAGAAAACGGTGCATGGAGCGTTTATGAAACGTTCCGCCTCGGCCAAGGGTGA
- a CDS encoding alpha/beta hydrolase → MGREGSMTEYEIESVYLQETMKLKVYKPKNFSSLYKYHFCIMQDGNDYFQMGRAATLSDKLHRDNRIENTIFIGIHYQDKYDRREKYHPDGSRQGDYVNFLIREVVPFLDEELPGYHMGRGRTLAGDSLAGTLGLMTAAKFPNIFGNVIAQSPYVDEHVMEVLASARDFSALTIDHTIGKEETSVVTTDGDTLDFLTPNRELRDFLERQPLSYTYHELDGDHTWGSWQQDFERALLNMFGKE, encoded by the coding sequence ATGGGTAGGGAAGGATCCATGACAGAGTATGAAATAGAAAGTGTCTACTTACAGGAGACGATGAAGCTGAAGGTGTACAAGCCGAAGAATTTCTCCTCCTTGTATAAATACCATTTCTGTATCATGCAGGATGGAAACGACTACTTCCAAATGGGACGGGCGGCGACACTCAGTGATAAGCTGCACCGCGACAACCGGATAGAGAATACGATTTTCATCGGCATCCATTATCAGGATAAGTACGACCGCCGTGAAAAGTATCATCCGGACGGTTCACGTCAGGGCGATTATGTGAATTTTCTCATTCGGGAAGTCGTTCCGTTTCTTGATGAAGAGCTCCCCGGCTACCATATGGGCCGTGGACGCACGCTTGCCGGAGATTCGCTTGCCGGCACGCTCGGCTTGATGACGGCAGCCAAGTTTCCGAATATTTTCGGTAATGTTATTGCACAGAGTCCTTATGTGGATGAGCATGTAATGGAGGTACTGGCGTCTGCCCGCGACTTCTCCGCGCTTACGATCGACCATACAATCGGCAAGGAAGAAACATCCGTTGTCACGACAGATGGAGACACGCTGGATTTCCTTACTCCGAACCGCGAGCTCCGCGACTTTCTTGAACGTCAGCCGCTCAGCTATACGTATCATGAATTGGACGGAGATCATACATGGGGCTCTTGGCAGCAGGATTTTGAACGTGCTTTGTTGAACATGTTTGGGAAAGAATAA
- a CDS encoding DMT family transporter: MAWFYLVLAGLSEIGWAFGLKLSEGFTNILYVIPTVILIIFSFWCFSKSLSVLPVSTAYAIFTGIGAFGTGVLGMLFLEDSVSVLKVLLLVVLISCIIGLKLVGEQPEEEAERSV, encoded by the coding sequence ATGGCATGGTTCTATCTTGTTTTAGCTGGTCTGAGTGAAATAGGTTGGGCATTCGGATTGAAACTGTCAGAAGGTTTCACGAACATCCTTTACGTCATCCCGACAGTCATCTTAATCATTTTCAGTTTTTGGTGTTTCTCCAAGTCGCTGTCCGTTTTACCGGTATCAACAGCGTATGCGATCTTCACAGGTATAGGAGCATTTGGTACGGGGGTATTGGGGATGTTGTTCCTCGAGGACAGCGTGAGCGTGTTGAAAGTATTGTTACTGGTAGTATTAATCAGCTGCATCATCGGTCTTAAGTTAGTTGGAGAACAACCGGAAGAAGAAGCGGAAAGGAGCGTTTAA
- a CDS encoding DMT family transporter → MSWFILIMAGLMEVGGVIFLKLSEGFSKLKPTLIFIIFMASSFLLLSLSLKSIPISVGYGIWTGVGAAGSVLLGMFLFHEQKNPKKIALVIGVISCIVGLKFVS, encoded by the coding sequence ATGAGTTGGTTTATTTTGATTATGGCAGGGTTGATGGAAGTTGGGGGCGTAATCTTCCTGAAATTATCGGAGGGGTTTTCCAAACTCAAGCCGACCTTGATTTTTATAATTTTCATGGCATCCAGTTTTCTTTTACTATCCTTATCCTTAAAGTCCATCCCAATAAGCGTCGGCTATGGGATATGGACTGGTGTGGGAGCTGCCGGCAGTGTTCTTTTAGGAATGTTCCTCTTTCATGAACAAAAAAATCCAAAAAAGATTGCACTCGTTATTGGTGTCATCTCCTGCATTGTAGGATTAAAATTTGTTTCTTAA
- a CDS encoding monovalent cation/H+ antiporter complex subunit F codes for MTDILIFTVDLCIITVAISILILVIRAMKGPSEADKSVALDAIGINMMAMTGLLAIKLSTTWLSDVLLLIGILLFVGTVATAKIIEKRNIIEK; via the coding sequence TTGACAGATATCCTTATTTTCACAGTGGATCTATGCATCATCACGGTTGCCATCTCTATTTTAATATTAGTGATTCGTGCGATGAAAGGACCGTCGGAAGCTGATAAATCGGTAGCATTGGACGCTATTGGTATAAACATGATGGCGATGACCGGCCTTTTGGCCATTAAATTGTCTACTACCTGGCTGAGCGATGTCCTTTTACTGATAGGGATTTTGCTTTTTGTAGGAACAGTGGCTACAGCTAAGATTATCGAGAAACGAAATATTATTGAAAAATAA
- a CDS encoding TetR/AcrR family transcriptional regulator: protein MSKGEETKKRILDNALVTFADKGYEQTSLKDIAVKSNIKAPSIYAYFSSKDHLFEEVVELTMAKYVAFISEQYQELSSYDMEKKLYHLLIDLNKYFYNNSIGLFVRRFFIIPPEPFKELINSKYLEMEHAIKHLLHTIFKEEDGNDTFVDFEVILTSYLCILDGTLIYLMNFPYDVYRKRLDDSWGTFWNGIQK, encoded by the coding sequence ATGTCAAAAGGGGAAGAGACGAAGAAAAGAATACTTGATAATGCTTTAGTCACCTTTGCGGATAAAGGATATGAGCAAACCTCACTGAAGGACATTGCAGTAAAGTCGAATATAAAGGCGCCGTCTATATACGCTTATTTCTCCAGCAAGGACCATTTGTTTGAAGAAGTTGTTGAGTTAACGATGGCTAAGTATGTCGCATTCATTTCGGAGCAGTATCAGGAACTGTCCTCTTATGATATGGAAAAAAAGCTGTATCACCTGCTGATCGATCTGAATAAGTATTTCTATAATAATAGTATCGGGCTGTTTGTAAGAAGGTTCTTTATTATTCCTCCCGAACCATTCAAAGAGTTGATAAATAGTAAGTATCTGGAGATGGAGCATGCAATTAAGCACCTTCTTCATACCATTTTCAAAGAAGAAGATGGGAACGATACATTCGTAGATTTTGAAGTGATACTCACTTCCTATTTGTGTATATTGGATGGAACGTTAATCTATTTGATGAATTTCCCTTATGACGTGTATAGGAAACGGTTGGATGATTCCTGGGGTACTTTCTGGAATGGGATACAAAAATAA
- a CDS encoding PadR family transcriptional regulator — MKVNKELLKGSTSILILSLLNNRPMYGYELIRVMEEKSNGVFSLKEGTLYPLLHSLEKNEVIESYWGQGDTGRKRKYYRLTAEGRVFMEEKREEWSTFKVAVDDILAWERMAWE, encoded by the coding sequence ATGAAGGTCAACAAGGAGTTATTGAAAGGCAGCACCTCCATCCTCATTCTCAGCCTGCTCAATAACAGGCCCATGTACGGGTATGAATTGATCAGGGTGATGGAAGAGAAGTCGAACGGGGTATTTAGTCTGAAAGAAGGGACACTTTACCCACTGCTGCATTCCCTTGAAAAAAATGAAGTAATCGAGTCGTATTGGGGGCAGGGGGATACCGGGAGAAAGAGAAAGTATTATCGATTAACCGCAGAAGGCAGAGTGTTTATGGAAGAGAAACGAGAAGAGTGGTCTACGTTTAAAGTGGCGGTAGACGATATATTAGCGTGGGAAAGGATGGCATGGGAATAG
- a CDS encoding FtsW/RodA/SpoVE family cell cycle protein gives MENPITAYIDKVCRRIKNKSLHQEIKLEIEDHLMELKENALRNGCSEEEALDQAFSQMGDPDEIGKQLHRTHRRKVEMTIILPVFITSIVGLLSMYFIQSYTPDGMIGSIFTNSLIYYLAGAALLAVFYCLDYSRILRCSSYIYAGAILILLLSLFIGVRAGGAPYLDIGIAMLDVSGISALIVGVALAGIFESWNWKKPADGVIGIGILVLPVVLLAMMGVVSYTLCLLICLVVMTASGAGFRQVTGFVTASAAVPVFLFAFDFAPFSYFAPEAVRNSVEISSLLSSAGWFGAGFSMNAGTLSEVHTDYIFVYVIHSFGWLAGISLLFLISLFVLRMIYMWKQVKPGQGKLAALVIAVVISLHFIISILTNMAVLPSLGIALPFMSFGGSSILIDMGAVGLFLNICHRGYEETSVGTEVPA, from the coding sequence ATGGAAAATCCGATAACAGCGTACATAGATAAGGTTTGCCGGCGAATTAAGAATAAGAGTCTCCATCAAGAGATTAAACTGGAAATAGAAGATCATTTGATGGAGCTTAAAGAGAATGCTCTGCGTAATGGATGTTCAGAAGAGGAAGCGCTGGATCAAGCCTTTTCTCAAATGGGTGACCCGGATGAAATAGGAAAGCAGCTTCATAGAACCCATCGAAGAAAAGTGGAGATGACCATCATTCTGCCCGTATTTATCACTTCGATCGTCGGCTTGCTTTCCATGTATTTCATTCAATCCTATACTCCTGATGGAATGATCGGATCTATATTTACCAACAGCTTAATTTATTATTTGGCGGGTGCGGCGCTTCTGGCAGTATTCTACTGCCTTGATTATTCGCGTATCCTGCGCTGTTCTTCCTACATCTATGCAGGTGCAATTTTGATACTCCTGCTCAGTTTATTTATCGGCGTCCGGGCAGGGGGAGCTCCTTATTTGGATATAGGTATAGCTATGCTCGACGTTTCCGGTATAAGTGCTTTAATTGTCGGAGTAGCTCTAGCAGGCATCTTTGAGTCTTGGAATTGGAAGAAGCCTGCTGATGGAGTGATCGGCATAGGAATACTTGTCCTTCCGGTTGTGCTGTTGGCAATGATGGGAGTTGTCTCGTACACCCTTTGTTTGTTGATCTGCTTAGTAGTCATGACAGCGTCCGGAGCCGGTTTTAGGCAGGTGACTGGTTTTGTTACAGCTTCAGCAGCTGTTCCCGTCTTCCTCTTTGCATTTGACTTTGCTCCATTTTCCTACTTTGCACCGGAGGCTGTTCGAAACAGCGTTGAAATATCCAGCCTTTTGAGTTCGGCCGGGTGGTTCGGAGCAGGTTTCTCTATGAACGCAGGCACTCTTTCTGAAGTTCATACGGACTATATTTTCGTATACGTCATCCATTCTTTTGGTTGGCTTGCTGGAATAAGCCTGCTGTTCCTCATCAGCTTATTCGTCCTTCGGATGATTTATATGTGGAAACAAGTGAAACCTGGGCAGGGGAAGTTAGCAGCGTTAGTGATTGCTGTGGTTATTTCTTTGCACTTTATCATCAGCATCCTGACGAACATGGCTGTCCTTCCGTCCCTGGGAATTGCACTTCCGTTTATGAGCTTCGGTGGTTCTTCCATCCTCATTGATATGGGGGCAGTCGGACTGTTCTTAAATATCTGCCACAGAGGATATGAGGAAACATCAGTAGGAACAGAAGTCCCTGCATGA